Proteins encoded within one genomic window of Nonomuraea gerenzanensis:
- a CDS encoding LacI family DNA-binding transcriptional regulator, translating to MAKVGISDVAARAGVSEATVSRVLNRRGVVAATTRRAVEDALRELGYDRGGQSQLVIVLTPGLAQPFFGRLCELIESALAPQGFKAVVCSTTVGGLQEIDFITSMMDVGIAGAVFASASNTLVGADPGPYRLLQERQIPFVSMNGAIEGISAPSFSTNDKVAAALAVEHLWGLGHRQIGMIVGPVGNRPSERRLEGFLESMGALGAEDPRRHVVRQVYSVEGGMSAAETLLDQGVTAIVAASDYMALGAIRTASRRGLSVPADLSVVGYDDHQIMGFVDPPLTTVRQPIERISQAISATMVHLVNRRPVPAGELMFDPELIVRSSTAAPRD from the coding sequence ATGGCCAAGGTCGGAATCAGTGACGTCGCCGCCCGTGCCGGGGTCAGCGAAGCGACCGTCAGCCGCGTGCTCAACCGCAGGGGCGTGGTCGCCGCCACGACGCGACGCGCCGTCGAGGACGCCCTGCGCGAGCTGGGCTACGACCGCGGCGGCCAGAGCCAGCTCGTCATCGTCCTGACGCCCGGTCTGGCCCAGCCGTTCTTCGGGCGGCTGTGCGAGCTGATCGAGTCGGCGCTGGCTCCCCAGGGTTTCAAGGCCGTCGTGTGCTCCACCACGGTGGGCGGGCTCCAGGAGATCGACTTCATCACCTCGATGATGGACGTCGGCATCGCGGGCGCGGTCTTCGCCTCGGCCAGCAACACCCTGGTCGGCGCCGACCCCGGGCCGTACCGGCTGCTGCAGGAGCGCCAGATCCCGTTCGTGTCGATGAACGGCGCGATCGAGGGCATCTCCGCGCCCAGCTTCTCCACCAACGACAAGGTGGCCGCGGCGCTGGCCGTCGAGCACCTGTGGGGCCTCGGTCACCGGCAGATCGGCATGATCGTCGGCCCGGTGGGCAACCGGCCGAGCGAGCGGCGGCTGGAGGGCTTCCTGGAGTCGATGGGCGCGCTGGGCGCCGAGGATCCGCGCCGGCACGTCGTCCGTCAGGTCTACAGCGTCGAGGGCGGCATGTCCGCGGCGGAGACCCTCCTCGACCAGGGGGTGACCGCCATCGTCGCGGCCAGCGACTACATGGCGCTGGGCGCGATCCGCACGGCGAGCCGCCGCGGCCTGTCCGTGCCCGCCGACCTGTCCGTCGTCGGCTACGACGACCACCAGATCATGGGGTTCGTCGATCCGCCGCTGACCACCGTCCGCCAGCCGATCGAGCGGATCTCGCAGGCCATCTCGGCCACGATGGTGCATCTGGTGAACCGGCGGCCGGTGCCGGCCGGGGAGCTGATGTTCGACCCCGAGCTGATCGTCCGCAGCTCGACGGCCGCTCCTCGCGACTGA
- a CDS encoding extracellular solute-binding protein — translation MQAKALTAVTVASFLALAACGGDPGADPATGGQGIVTITYAFWGNNDEAATIKSMIAAFEKANPAVKVEANWIQSDYEQKLQTSIAGGDAPTVAQISNTALPSFANAFTPVEVDHGVYYSPAVAKAGNVGGTDYAVPFVAKSKVMAVNKAAFEAAGLAVPSGSAPMSTADFVAAARKLTSGSGEKKVYGSAPLWYDGWLVAEGGSYYSADGRTCTMGNADGIRAAQVVVDSTKPDGFAPSPADTQGQDMFQWFADGKVAMLPDFGPWNIAKLAALDTAKFLVVPMPGKGEPMEVDSLGISKSAEQAEASAARTFATFMSTSPAAQNLLASTTSALGVPVVQGSLESFKSIAPKVNLQAFVDAVTDAVTTAYVKDKVKIESTFSTDLNSRTAIGSGTEDPAAVLPELQAQCQQMLDATK, via the coding sequence ATGCAGGCCAAGGCACTCACCGCTGTCACCGTCGCCTCGTTCCTCGCTCTCGCGGCGTGCGGCGGCGACCCGGGCGCGGACCCTGCGACCGGCGGTCAGGGCATCGTCACCATCACCTACGCCTTCTGGGGCAACAACGACGAGGCCGCCACCATCAAGTCGATGATCGCGGCGTTCGAGAAGGCGAACCCGGCCGTCAAGGTCGAGGCCAACTGGATCCAGAGCGACTACGAGCAGAAGCTGCAGACCTCGATCGCCGGCGGGGACGCCCCGACCGTGGCGCAGATCTCCAACACCGCGCTGCCGAGCTTCGCCAACGCGTTCACCCCCGTCGAGGTGGACCACGGCGTCTACTACTCGCCGGCCGTCGCGAAGGCCGGCAACGTCGGCGGCACCGACTACGCCGTCCCCTTCGTCGCCAAGAGCAAGGTCATGGCGGTCAACAAGGCCGCCTTCGAGGCCGCCGGCCTGGCCGTCCCGTCCGGGTCGGCCCCGATGAGCACCGCGGACTTCGTGGCCGCGGCCAGGAAGCTGACCTCCGGGTCGGGCGAGAAGAAGGTCTACGGCTCCGCGCCGCTGTGGTACGACGGCTGGCTGGTCGCGGAGGGCGGCTCGTACTACAGCGCCGACGGCCGGACCTGCACCATGGGCAACGCCGACGGTATCCGGGCCGCGCAGGTCGTGGTGGACTCCACGAAGCCGGACGGGTTCGCGCCGAGCCCGGCCGACACCCAGGGGCAGGACATGTTCCAGTGGTTCGCGGACGGCAAGGTCGCGATGCTGCCCGACTTCGGGCCGTGGAACATCGCCAAGCTCGCCGCCCTCGACACCGCGAAGTTCCTCGTCGTGCCGATGCCGGGCAAGGGCGAGCCGATGGAGGTGGACAGCCTCGGCATCTCCAAGTCGGCGGAGCAGGCGGAGGCGAGCGCGGCCAGGACGTTCGCGACGTTCATGAGCACCAGCCCCGCCGCGCAGAACCTGCTCGCCTCGACGACGTCCGCGCTCGGCGTGCCGGTCGTGCAGGGGTCGCTGGAGTCCTTCAAGTCGATCGCGCCGAAGGTGAACCTGCAGGCGTTCGTCGATGCCGTCACCGACGCCGTCACCACGGCGTACGTGAAGGACAAGGTCAAGATCGAGAGCACCTTCTCCACGGATCTGAACTCGCGCACCGCGATCGGCTCCGGCACCGAGGACCCGGCGGCCGTGCTGCCGGAGCTGCAGGCCCAGTGCCAGCAGATGCTCGACGCGACCAAGTAG
- a CDS encoding hydantoinase/oxoprolinase N-terminal domain-containing protein, translating into MRIGIDVGGTNTDAVLLDGRQVLAAVKTSTTADVTSGIVAAIAGLQEQRPFDPADVRAVMIGTTHFINALVEARRLAPTAALRLSLPAGASLPPMVDWPGRLIEAVSGRGYLVHGGHEFDGRHIAELDEAEVRKAAADMGQAGVRSVAITSVFSPVNAEFEARAAEIVAAELPDAAISLSSEIGRIGLLERENATIINAALRELAAHIVDGLASSVTGAGITAPLYLSQNDGTLMDVDFARRYPVATFASGPTNSMRGAAVLSGLDTCAVVDVGGTTSDVGVLRHGFPREATTDVTVAGIRTNFRMPDVLSIGIGGGSRVRDGAVGPDSVGYELTSRALVFGGDTLTATDIAVAAGRAEIGDPSLVGHLDKGLVEAALRRIAADVADVVERMRTSAEPLPVVAVGGGSVLLPDELAGAGEVRRPDHYAVANAIGAAIAQIGGEVDRVYAVEPGRRDAVVDAAKQEAVDRAVAAGASPSTVQIVDFDEVPIPYLPGNATRIRAKAVGELQLTDAKGR; encoded by the coding sequence GTGCGTATCGGCATCGACGTGGGCGGTACCAACACCGACGCCGTCCTCCTGGACGGGCGGCAGGTGCTCGCCGCCGTCAAGACCAGCACCACCGCCGACGTCACCTCCGGCATCGTGGCCGCCATCGCGGGGCTGCAGGAGCAGCGGCCGTTCGACCCGGCGGACGTGCGGGCCGTGATGATCGGCACAACGCACTTCATCAACGCCCTGGTCGAGGCGCGCAGGCTGGCCCCGACGGCGGCGCTGCGGCTGAGCCTGCCGGCGGGGGCGTCGCTGCCTCCGATGGTCGACTGGCCGGGGCGGCTGATCGAGGCGGTGTCCGGGCGCGGGTACCTGGTGCACGGCGGGCACGAGTTCGACGGCCGGCACATCGCCGAGCTGGACGAGGCCGAGGTACGCAAGGCCGCCGCCGACATGGGGCAGGCGGGGGTGCGCAGCGTCGCGATCACGTCGGTGTTCTCGCCGGTCAACGCCGAGTTCGAGGCGCGCGCCGCGGAGATCGTCGCCGCTGAGCTGCCCGACGCGGCGATCTCGCTGTCCTCCGAGATCGGCCGCATCGGCCTGCTGGAGCGGGAGAACGCCACCATCATCAACGCCGCGCTGCGCGAGCTGGCCGCGCACATCGTGGACGGCCTGGCCTCCTCGGTCACCGGGGCGGGCATCACGGCGCCGCTGTACCTGAGCCAGAACGACGGCACGCTCATGGACGTGGACTTCGCCCGCCGCTACCCGGTGGCGACGTTCGCCTCCGGCCCCACCAACTCCATGCGCGGCGCCGCCGTCCTGTCGGGGCTCGACACCTGCGCGGTGGTGGACGTGGGAGGCACCACCAGCGACGTGGGCGTGCTGCGGCACGGCTTCCCGCGCGAGGCCACCACCGACGTGACCGTGGCCGGGATCCGGACGAACTTCCGCATGCCGGACGTGTTGTCCATCGGCATCGGCGGCGGCAGCCGGGTCCGCGACGGAGCCGTGGGCCCCGACTCCGTGGGCTACGAGCTGACCTCCAGGGCGCTGGTGTTCGGCGGCGACACGCTGACCGCGACCGACATCGCCGTGGCGGCGGGCCGGGCCGAGATCGGCGACCCCTCACTGGTCGGGCACCTGGACAAGGGCCTGGTCGAGGCGGCGCTGCGGCGCATCGCGGCCGACGTCGCCGACGTCGTGGAGCGCATGCGCACCTCCGCGGAGCCGCTGCCCGTGGTGGCCGTCGGCGGCGGCTCGGTGCTGCTGCCCGACGAGCTGGCGGGCGCGGGCGAGGTGCGCCGGCCCGACCACTACGCCGTGGCCAACGCGATCGGCGCGGCCATCGCCCAGATCGGCGGCGAGGTGGACCGCGTGTACGCCGTGGAGCCGGGCCGCCGCGACGCCGTGGTGGACGCGGCCAAGCAGGAGGCCGTGGACCGGGCCGTGGCCGCCGGCGCGTCCCCCTCGACGGTGCAGATCGTGGACTTCGACGAGGTGCCGATCCCGTACCTGCCGGGCAACGCCACCCGCATCAGGGCCAAGGCCGTGGGCGAACTGCAGCTCACCGACGCGAAGGGACGCTGA
- a CDS encoding glycerophosphodiester phosphodiesterase, giving the protein MTLPLTAVLLASLLTPPSAAALPACPQIFGHGGYPTGANAWERDQVRQPNNPTAIRQYKAWGSAGVEADLQLTRDGTKAVMWHNTSTWGLTGTKKNITEIWWATGDTKLQGRTITRGPFLGEKVYTFREWLAAMRSAGLVGLVEIKPEARQSLFSTNATIKARAWAEVLDPVKENIGSQEIILYSHDSGIAAELRTRVTAAGLTQVLRGGPVWPDVTKWEEPPPSWTLNQSAWQAALQSGARRIATDYPSQLRGWLVGKCQQT; this is encoded by the coding sequence GTGACACTCCCCCTCACCGCGGTCCTGCTCGCCTCGTTACTCACCCCGCCGTCTGCCGCCGCCCTGCCCGCGTGCCCGCAGATCTTCGGGCACGGCGGCTACCCCACCGGCGCCAACGCCTGGGAGCGGGACCAGGTCCGCCAGCCCAACAACCCGACGGCCATCCGTCAGTACAAGGCGTGGGGCTCGGCGGGCGTGGAGGCCGACCTGCAGCTCACCAGGGACGGCACCAAGGCCGTCATGTGGCACAACACCTCCACCTGGGGGCTGACGGGCACGAAGAAGAACATCACCGAGATCTGGTGGGCCACGGGCGACACGAAGCTGCAGGGCCGCACCATCACCCGGGGTCCGTTCCTGGGCGAGAAGGTCTACACCTTCCGCGAGTGGCTGGCCGCGATGCGCTCCGCCGGCCTGGTCGGCCTGGTGGAGATCAAGCCCGAGGCCCGGCAGTCGCTGTTCAGCACGAACGCCACGATCAAGGCGCGGGCCTGGGCCGAGGTGCTCGACCCCGTCAAGGAGAACATCGGGTCACAGGAGATCATCCTGTACTCCCACGACAGCGGGATCGCCGCGGAGCTGCGCACCAGGGTGACGGCCGCCGGCCTGACGCAGGTGCTGCGCGGCGGCCCCGTCTGGCCGGACGTGACCAAGTGGGAGGAGCCGCCGCCCTCCTGGACGCTGAACCAGAGCGCCTGGCAGGCGGCGCTGCAGAGCGGCGCCAGGCGGATCGCCACCGACTATCCGTCGCAGCTGCGCGGCTGGCTCGTGGGCAAGTGCCAGCAAACTTGA
- a CDS encoding DUF917 domain-containing protein — protein sequence MREITLADLDDLATGAAILGTGGGGDPHIGRLLAASAVREYGPVKLCSLEELPDGAALVQVAMMGAPTVMVEKLPSIDQVSAAADALSGYLGSGLTHIACAEAGGVNSLIPVVAAAQLGLPLVDADGMGRAFPEIQMVLPTLYGVRATPMAIADEKGNRAVLDTVDNHWAERLARSATIDMGCSAMISSYAMSGAQARESLVPGTLGLCAELGRLVRQARAAHADPVAAVVARLGGSTLFTGKVTDVERRTVTGFARGTATLAGLDGDAGGELILRFQNEYLVAEVDGRVRATVPDLICTLDRESGEAVTTEALRFGQRVTVIAAPADPRWHTPEGLALAGPRYFGYDLDPVGAAG from the coding sequence ATGCGCGAGATCACCCTGGCGGACCTCGACGACCTGGCGACCGGCGCGGCCATCCTCGGCACGGGCGGCGGCGGCGACCCGCACATCGGCCGCCTGCTGGCCGCCTCCGCCGTGCGCGAGTACGGCCCGGTCAAGCTGTGCTCGCTGGAGGAACTGCCCGACGGCGCCGCGCTCGTGCAGGTGGCCATGATGGGCGCGCCGACCGTGATGGTGGAGAAGCTGCCCTCGATCGACCAGGTCTCCGCCGCGGCGGACGCGCTGAGCGGCTACCTCGGCAGCGGCCTGACCCACATCGCCTGCGCCGAGGCGGGCGGCGTCAACTCGCTGATCCCGGTGGTCGCGGCGGCGCAGCTCGGGCTGCCGCTGGTGGACGCCGACGGCATGGGGCGGGCCTTCCCGGAGATCCAGATGGTGCTGCCCACCCTGTACGGCGTGCGCGCCACCCCGATGGCCATCGCCGACGAGAAGGGCAACCGCGCCGTCCTGGACACCGTGGACAACCACTGGGCCGAACGCCTGGCCCGCTCGGCGACCATCGACATGGGCTGCTCGGCGATGATCAGCTCGTACGCGATGTCCGGCGCCCAGGCCCGCGAGTCGCTCGTGCCCGGCACCCTCGGCCTCTGCGCCGAGCTGGGCAGGCTGGTGCGCCAGGCGCGGGCCGCGCACGCCGACCCCGTGGCCGCCGTGGTGGCGCGGCTGGGCGGCTCGACGCTGTTCACCGGCAAGGTGACCGACGTCGAGCGGCGTACCGTGACCGGCTTCGCCCGGGGCACCGCGACGCTGGCGGGCCTGGACGGCGACGCGGGCGGCGAGCTGATCCTGCGATTCCAGAACGAGTACCTGGTCGCCGAGGTGGACGGGCGGGTGCGGGCGACCGTACCTGACCTGATCTGCACCCTCGACCGGGAGAGCGGCGAGGCCGTCACCACCGAGGCGCTGCGGTTCGGGCAGCGGGTGACGGTCATCGCCGCGCCCGCCGACCCGCGCTGGCACACCCCGGAGGGCCTGGCGCTGGCCGGGCCGCGGTACTTCGGCTACGACCTGGACCCGGTGGGGGCGGCCGGATGA
- a CDS encoding DUF917 domain-containing protein: MSWELTEADLPDLARGAAVLGTGGGGDPYVGHLLVREAIREHGPITVLDPAELDDDALVIPTAQMGAPTVVHEKLPRGTEPVAALRALEAHLGRRAGATMPIECGGINSMIPLVVAARTGLPVVDADGMGRAFPELQMETFAVYGVPGSPMVVAGERGETTIIDTGADNARMEWLARGVTIRLGGVAHIAEYPMTGAQVKRTAVPRTLSLARTVGSTLRQARERAADPVAALAEALRATLYGHLRVLFRGKVTDVERRTEAGFARGRAAAVSFDGRHELELMFQNEHLVALVDGEPRCVVPDLVCVLESEQAEPITTESLRYGQRITVVGISTPALMRTPEALAVFGPAAFGLPYPFRPVEEVA; this comes from the coding sequence ATGAGCTGGGAGCTGACCGAGGCGGACCTGCCCGACCTGGCGCGCGGCGCCGCCGTGCTGGGCACGGGCGGGGGCGGCGACCCGTACGTCGGGCACCTGCTGGTGCGCGAGGCGATCCGCGAGCACGGCCCGATCACCGTGCTCGACCCGGCGGAGCTGGACGACGACGCGCTGGTCATCCCCACCGCCCAGATGGGCGCGCCGACGGTGGTGCACGAGAAGCTGCCGCGCGGCACCGAGCCGGTCGCCGCGCTGCGCGCGCTGGAGGCGCACCTGGGCAGGCGGGCGGGCGCCACCATGCCGATCGAGTGCGGCGGCATCAACTCGATGATCCCGCTCGTGGTGGCCGCCAGGACCGGCCTGCCCGTCGTGGACGCCGACGGCATGGGCCGCGCCTTCCCCGAGCTGCAGATGGAGACGTTCGCGGTGTACGGGGTGCCGGGCTCGCCGATGGTCGTGGCCGGGGAGCGCGGCGAGACCACGATCATCGACACCGGCGCCGACAACGCGCGCATGGAGTGGCTGGCCCGTGGGGTGACGATCCGCCTCGGCGGCGTGGCGCACATCGCCGAGTACCCGATGACCGGAGCGCAGGTCAAGCGCACGGCGGTGCCGCGCACCCTGTCGCTGGCCCGTACGGTGGGCAGCACGCTGCGGCAGGCCAGGGAACGCGCGGCCGACCCGGTCGCGGCGCTGGCCGAGGCGCTGCGCGCCACCCTGTACGGGCACCTGCGGGTGCTGTTCCGCGGCAAGGTCACCGACGTCGAGCGGCGTACCGAGGCGGGCTTCGCCCGGGGCCGGGCGGCGGCGGTGTCGTTCGACGGGCGGCACGAGCTGGAGCTGATGTTCCAGAACGAGCACCTGGTGGCGCTGGTGGACGGCGAGCCGCGCTGCGTGGTGCCCGACCTGGTGTGCGTGCTGGAGTCGGAGCAGGCCGAGCCGATCACCACCGAGAGCCTGCGTTACGGCCAGCGGATCACGGTCGTGGGCATCTCCACGCCCGCCCTGATGCGCACCCCGGAGGCGCTCGCGGTGTTCGGGCCGGCCGCGTTCGGCCTGCCGTACCCGTTCAGGCCCGTGGAGGAGGTCGCGTGA
- a CDS encoding Fur family transcriptional regulator, producing MASDLETQLRSVSLRVTRPRLAVLAALRDHAHIDTDTVIALVRAELPRVSHQAVYDVLRALTNAGLVRRIEPAGSTARYESRTGDNHHHVVCRSCGAIADVDCTVGHAPCLTPSDDQGFLVDEAEVVFWGTCPDCTTRRDAQ from the coding sequence ATGGCGTCTGACCTCGAGACGCAGTTGCGATCGGTCTCTTTACGGGTGACCCGGCCGCGGCTGGCAGTGCTCGCCGCGCTGCGCGACCACGCGCACATCGACACCGACACGGTGATCGCCCTGGTTCGGGCAGAGCTCCCCAGGGTCTCCCACCAGGCGGTGTACGACGTGCTGCGCGCGCTGACCAACGCCGGCCTGGTACGGCGCATCGAGCCAGCCGGCAGCACAGCCCGTTACGAGTCCCGCACAGGAGACAACCACCACCATGTCGTGTGCCGCTCCTGCGGTGCGATCGCGGACGTCGACTGCACCGTCGGCCACGCCCCTTGTCTCACCCCCTCCGATGATCAGGGCTTCCTGGTCGACGAGGCGGAGGTGGTCTTCTGGGGCACCTGCCCCGACTGCACGACCAGACGTGATGCCCAATGA
- a CDS encoding carbohydrate ABC transporter permease: MEDIVGGLEGLLGRLHVYEGLRPILSLVIMLAAVFAVLLAGLRGAVRARWISRNTAAFWIFVSPWIIGFLLFTGGPMAYSLYLSFTDWNLIDPPEFVGLANYAEAFTDPDLGQSIKVTLTYAAVSVPLQTVLSLAVALLMNSRVRGIHVFRTIWYLPSLVTGVAQAVLFIWVFNPSYGLANGLLRLIGVEGPRWLFDADWALPTVIIMSLWTVGGNMIIYLAGLQDIAKELYEAAQIDGAGRWRRLWNITLPQVSPVIFFNVVTGLIYAMQTFTQGYVVTHNGGGPSDSLLFYVLYLYNNAFSFFRMGYASALAWIFFIMIMVLTALVFRGSAFWVYYESQRPKERERRVHAHQAH, from the coding sequence ATGGAGGACATCGTGGGCGGCCTCGAAGGTCTGCTCGGACGGCTGCACGTCTACGAGGGTCTCAGACCCATCCTGTCCTTAGTGATCATGCTGGCCGCCGTGTTCGCCGTCCTGCTGGCCGGCTTGCGGGGGGCCGTGCGCGCACGCTGGATCTCGCGGAACACCGCCGCCTTCTGGATCTTCGTCTCGCCGTGGATCATCGGGTTCCTCCTGTTCACGGGAGGGCCGATGGCCTACTCCCTGTACCTGTCGTTCACCGACTGGAACCTCATCGACCCACCGGAGTTCGTCGGGCTCGCCAACTACGCGGAGGCGTTCACGGACCCGGACCTCGGGCAGTCGATCAAGGTCACGCTCACCTACGCCGCCGTCAGCGTCCCGCTGCAGACGGTGCTGTCGCTGGCGGTGGCGCTGCTGATGAACAGCAGGGTGCGCGGCATCCACGTGTTCCGCACGATCTGGTACCTGCCGTCGCTCGTCACCGGGGTGGCGCAGGCCGTGCTGTTCATCTGGGTGTTCAACCCCAGCTACGGGCTGGCCAACGGGCTGCTGCGGCTGATCGGCGTCGAGGGCCCCCGCTGGCTCTTCGACGCGGACTGGGCACTGCCGACGGTGATCATCATGAGCCTCTGGACGGTCGGCGGCAACATGATCATCTACCTGGCCGGGCTCCAGGACATCGCCAAGGAGCTCTACGAGGCGGCGCAGATCGACGGCGCCGGCCGGTGGCGCAGGCTGTGGAACATCACCCTGCCGCAGGTGAGCCCCGTGATCTTCTTCAACGTGGTCACCGGGCTCATCTACGCCATGCAGACCTTCACCCAGGGGTACGTCGTCACCCACAACGGCGGCGGCCCGTCGGACTCGCTGCTGTTCTACGTCCTCTACCTCTACAACAACGCGTTCTCCTTCTTCCGGATGGGCTACGCGTCCGCCCTGGCCTGGATCTTCTTCATCATGATCATGGTGCTCACCGCGCTCGTCTTCCGCGGCAGCGCCTTCTGGGTCTACTACGAATCGCAACGACCGAAGGAGCGCGAGCGGCGTGTCCATGCCCACCAGGCCCACTGA
- the katG gene encoding catalase/peroxidase HPI, producing MSDTQDNAPSSAQGVDQKAAAGCPVAHDSVTAHGSESENPAIDSPTPKRSGRPRTNRDWWPNQLDLSMLRAHSSKSNPLGEGFSYAKEFEKLDVEALKQDIVEVLTTSQDWWPADFGHYGGLMIRMSWHAAGTYRIHDGRGGAGDGGQRFAPLNSWPDNANLDKARRLLWPVKQKYGQQISWADLLVLAGNVALESMGFKTFGFGFGREDVWEPEEIFWGPEDAWLGDERYVSESEMVPDVGATEMGLIYVNPEGPRGNADPAAAAHFIRETFGRMAMNDEETVALIAGGHTFGKTHGAGVADDHVGPEPEGAPLEAQGLGWLSTHGSGKAGDTITSGLEVTWTDVPTQWSNRFFEILFGYEWELTTSPGGAKQWVAKDAEPIIPDAHDPSKKHLPTMLTTDLSLRVDPIYREISLRFLNNPDEFALAFAKAWYKLLHRDMGPVSRFLGPWVPEPQLWQDPVPAVDHELVGEADIAALKAKVLDSGLTTAQLVSTAWASAASFRSTDKRGGANGARIRLEPQRNWEVNQPEQLATVLSTLEGIQREFNEAGGAKISLADLIVLAGSAAVEQAAAEAGVKVTVPFHPGRTDATQEQTDVESFSVLEPRADGFRNYLRAGEKAQPELLLVDRAYMLNLTPPEMTVLVGGLRSLGANVGGSKHGVLTDRPGVLSNDFFANLLSPGTRWKASESEENVYEIRDLSTDELKWTATPVDLIFGSNSQLRALAEVYASRDADEKFVNDFVAAWTKVMELDRFDLA from the coding sequence ATGAGCGACACGCAGGACAACGCCCCCTCCAGCGCGCAGGGCGTGGATCAGAAGGCGGCAGCCGGCTGCCCGGTCGCGCATGACTCCGTGACCGCGCACGGCAGCGAGAGCGAGAACCCGGCCATCGACTCGCCGACTCCGAAGCGGAGCGGCCGTCCCAGGACGAACCGGGACTGGTGGCCCAACCAGCTCGACCTGTCGATGCTGCGCGCTCACTCGTCCAAGAGCAACCCGCTGGGCGAGGGGTTCAGCTACGCCAAGGAGTTCGAGAAGCTCGACGTCGAGGCGCTCAAGCAGGACATCGTCGAGGTGCTCACCACCTCGCAGGACTGGTGGCCGGCCGACTTCGGCCACTACGGCGGCCTGATGATCCGCATGAGCTGGCACGCCGCGGGCACCTACCGCATCCACGACGGCCGCGGTGGGGCCGGCGACGGCGGGCAGCGGTTCGCGCCGCTGAACAGCTGGCCCGACAACGCCAACCTCGACAAGGCCCGGCGGCTGCTGTGGCCGGTCAAGCAGAAGTACGGCCAGCAGATCTCCTGGGCCGACCTGCTCGTGCTGGCCGGCAACGTGGCCCTGGAGTCGATGGGCTTCAAGACCTTCGGCTTCGGCTTCGGCCGTGAGGACGTCTGGGAGCCCGAGGAGATCTTCTGGGGCCCCGAGGACGCCTGGCTCGGCGACGAGCGCTACGTCTCGGAGTCGGAGATGGTGCCGGACGTCGGCGCCACCGAGATGGGCCTCATCTACGTCAACCCGGAGGGCCCCCGCGGCAACGCGGACCCGGCCGCGGCGGCGCACTTCATCCGCGAGACCTTCGGCCGGATGGCGATGAACGACGAGGAGACCGTCGCCCTCATCGCCGGCGGCCACACCTTCGGCAAGACCCACGGCGCCGGCGTCGCCGACGACCACGTGGGCCCCGAGCCCGAGGGCGCGCCGCTGGAGGCGCAGGGCCTGGGCTGGCTGAGCACGCACGGCAGCGGCAAGGCCGGCGACACGATCACCAGCGGTCTCGAGGTGACGTGGACGGACGTGCCGACGCAGTGGAGCAACCGCTTCTTCGAGATCCTGTTCGGCTACGAGTGGGAGCTCACCACGAGCCCCGGCGGCGCCAAGCAGTGGGTCGCCAAGGACGCCGAGCCGATCATCCCGGACGCCCACGACCCGTCGAAGAAGCACCTGCCGACGATGCTGACGACCGACCTGTCGCTGCGCGTCGACCCGATCTACCGCGAGATCTCGCTGCGCTTCCTCAACAACCCCGACGAGTTCGCGCTGGCGTTCGCCAAGGCCTGGTACAAGCTGCTGCACCGTGACATGGGCCCGGTCAGCCGCTTCCTCGGCCCGTGGGTTCCCGAGCCCCAGCTGTGGCAGGACCCGGTGCCGGCCGTCGACCACGAGCTCGTGGGCGAGGCCGACATCGCGGCGCTCAAGGCGAAGGTGCTGGACTCCGGCCTGACCACCGCCCAGCTCGTCTCCACCGCGTGGGCCTCGGCCGCGAGCTTCCGGTCCACCGACAAGCGCGGCGGCGCCAACGGCGCCCGCATCCGCCTGGAGCCGCAGCGCAACTGGGAGGTCAACCAGCCCGAGCAGCTCGCCACGGTGCTGAGCACCCTGGAGGGCATCCAGCGGGAGTTCAACGAGGCCGGTGGCGCGAAGATCTCGCTCGCCGACCTCATCGTGCTGGCCGGCTCCGCGGCCGTGGAGCAGGCGGCGGCCGAGGCCGGCGTGAAGGTGACGGTGCCGTTCCACCCGGGCCGCACCGACGCCACGCAGGAGCAGACCGACGTCGAGTCGTTCTCGGTCCTGGAGCCGCGGGCCGACGGGTTCCGCAACTACCTGCGCGCCGGTGAGAAGGCCCAGCCGGAGCTGCTGCTCGTCGACCGCGCGTACATGCTCAACCTGACCCCGCCGGAGATGACCGTCCTGGTCGGCGGCCTGCGCTCGCTCGGTGCCAACGTGGGCGGCAGCAAGCACGGTGTCCTCACCGACCGGCCCGGCGTGCTCAGCAACGACTTCTTCGCCAACCTGCTCTCCCCGGGGACGCGGTGGAAGGCGTCGGAGTCGGAGGAGAACGTGTACGAGATCCGCGACCTGTCCACCGATGAGCTGAAGTGGACCGCCACCCCGGTGGACCTCATCTTCGGCTCCAACTCCCAGCTGCGCGCCCTCGCCGAGGTCTACGCCAGCCGGGACGCCGACGAGAAGTTCGTCAACGACTTCGTCGCCGCCTGGACCAAGGTCATGGAGCTCGACCGGTTCGACCTCGCCTGA